Proteins encoded in a region of the Streptomyces sp. NBC_01298 genome:
- the dop gene encoding depupylase/deamidase Dop: MTVRRVMGIETEYGISVPGHPNANAMLTSSQIVNAYAAAMHRARRARWDFEEENPLRDARGFDLAREAADHSQLTDEDIGLANVILTNGARLYVDHAHPEYSSPEITNPLDAVLWDKAGERIMAEAAVRAAQLPGAQPIHLYKNNTDNKGASYGTHENYLMKRETPFSDIVRHLTPFFVSRLVFTGAGRVGIGQDGREHGFQISQRADYFEVEVGLETTLKRPIINTRDEPHSDAEKYRRLHVIIGDANLSEISTYLKLGTTALVLSMIEDGYINVDLAVDQPVRTLHQVSHDPDLQHLITLRSGRTLTAVQLQMEYYELARKYVEERFGSDADEQTKDVLARWEDVLGRLETDPMSLSGELDWIAKREILEGYRRRDGLEWDAARLHLVDLQYADVRPEKGLYNRLVARGKMKRLLDETAVERAQSKPPEDTRAYFRGRCLEQYADDVAAASWDSVIFDLPGHDSLQRVPTLEPLRGTRAHVKELLDRCRTAEDLVRVLSGR, from the coding sequence ATGACCGTACGGCGAGTAATGGGGATCGAGACGGAGTACGGGATCTCCGTTCCGGGACACCCGAACGCCAATGCCATGCTCACCTCGTCCCAGATCGTCAACGCCTACGCGGCGGCGATGCACCGGGCGCGACGCGCCCGCTGGGACTTCGAGGAAGAGAACCCGCTGCGGGACGCCCGCGGCTTCGACCTCGCCCGCGAGGCCGCCGACCACAGCCAGCTCACCGACGAGGACATCGGCCTCGCCAACGTGATCCTCACCAACGGCGCACGCCTCTACGTGGACCACGCACACCCCGAATACAGCTCCCCGGAGATCACCAACCCGCTCGACGCCGTCCTCTGGGACAAGGCCGGCGAGCGGATCATGGCCGAGGCGGCCGTCAGGGCCGCCCAGCTCCCCGGGGCCCAGCCCATCCACCTCTACAAGAACAACACCGACAACAAGGGCGCCTCCTACGGCACGCACGAGAACTACCTGATGAAGCGGGAAACCCCCTTCTCGGACATCGTGCGCCACCTCACCCCCTTCTTCGTCTCCCGCCTCGTCTTCACCGGCGCCGGCCGCGTCGGCATCGGCCAGGACGGCCGCGAACACGGCTTCCAGATCAGCCAGCGCGCCGACTACTTCGAAGTCGAGGTCGGCCTGGAGACCACCCTCAAGCGCCCCATCATCAACACCCGGGACGAACCGCACTCGGACGCGGAGAAGTACCGCCGCCTCCACGTGATCATCGGCGACGCCAACCTCTCCGAGATCTCCACCTACCTCAAGCTCGGCACCACCGCACTGGTCCTGTCCATGATCGAAGACGGCTACATCAACGTCGACCTCGCCGTGGACCAGCCCGTACGCACCCTCCACCAGGTCTCCCACGACCCCGACCTCCAGCACCTGATCACGCTGCGCAGCGGGCGGACGCTGACCGCCGTACAGCTCCAGATGGAGTACTACGAGCTGGCCAGGAAGTACGTGGAGGAGCGTTTCGGCTCCGACGCGGACGAGCAGACCAAGGATGTGCTGGCCCGCTGGGAGGACGTACTGGGCCGGCTGGAAACCGACCCGATGAGCCTGTCGGGGGAGCTCGACTGGATCGCGAAGCGGGAGATCCTGGAGGGCTACCGGCGCCGGGACGGCCTCGAATGGGACGCGGCCCGCCTGCACCTGGTGGACCTCCAGTACGCGGACGTACGGCCCGAGAAGGGGCTGTACAACCGCCTGGTGGCCCGCGGCAAGATGAAGCGGCTGCTGGACGAGACGGCGGTGGAACGGGCGCAGAGCAAGCCGCCGGAGGACACCCGGGCGTACTTCCGGGGGCGGTGCCTCGAGCAGTACGCGGACGATGTGGCGGCGGCCTCGTGGGACTCGGTGATCTTCGATCTGCCGGGCCACGACTCCCTCCAGCGGGTCCCGACCCTGGAACCCCTGCGGGGCACCCGTGCCCACGTGAAGGAGCTCCTGGACCGCTGCCGCACGGCGGAGGACCTGGTGCGGGTGCTGTCGGGCCGCTGA
- a CDS encoding ubiquitin-like protein Pup, producing the protein MATKDTGGGQQKAQRSTEEVEEAAVEESTDLKERQEKLSDDVDSVLDEIDDVLEENAEDFVRSFVQKGGQ; encoded by the coding sequence ATGGCGACCAAGGACACCGGCGGCGGACAGCAGAAGGCGCAGCGCTCGACCGAGGAGGTCGAGGAGGCCGCGGTCGAAGAATCGACCGACCTCAAGGAGCGACAGGAAAAGCTCTCCGACGACGTCGACTCGGTACTTGACGAGATTGACGATGTCTTGGAGGAGAATGCCGAGGACTTCGTGCGCTCCTTCGTTCAAAAAGGTGGGCAGTAG
- a CDS encoding endonuclease VII domain-containing protein — MADYHRDRQISQGRKVRPRVEVPEGHKVCLRCGEVKPHSEWHRNATAPDGLSTRCKVCRAAEGRAGHLKRAYGMTEADRDEMIAAQGGVCCICLKAPAVHVDHCHATGRVRGVLCFNCNTAIGKLGDDPDAARRVVSYLEGHAWKPTTLAQGVCRQPS, encoded by the coding sequence ATGGCCGACTATCACCGTGACCGCCAGATTTCCCAAGGCCGGAAGGTTCGGCCCCGGGTAGAAGTGCCGGAAGGGCATAAGGTTTGCCTTCGCTGCGGCGAGGTCAAGCCCCATTCGGAATGGCATCGGAATGCGACTGCTCCGGACGGCCTGTCGACGCGATGCAAGGTGTGTCGCGCGGCTGAGGGTCGAGCGGGTCATCTGAAGCGCGCGTACGGCATGACTGAAGCCGATCGAGACGAGATGATCGCGGCGCAAGGTGGCGTCTGCTGTATCTGCCTAAAGGCCCCGGCCGTACATGTGGATCACTGCCACGCGACGGGTAGGGTCCGAGGCGTACTGTGCTTCAACTGCAATACGGCCATCGGCAAGTTGGGTGACGATCCCGACGCTGCTCGTCGGGTCGTCTCATACTTGGAGGGACACGCGTGGAAGCCAACAACTTTGGCACAGGGCGTCTGCCGGCAGCCTTCCTGA
- the prcB gene encoding proteasome subunit beta, whose product MEANNFGTGRLPAAFLTPGSSSFMDFLGAHQPEMLPGNRKLPDGVIEAPHGTTIVAATFPGGVVLAGDRRATMGNMIAQRDIEKVFPADEFSAVGIAGTAGLAVEMVKLFQLELEHFEKVEGATLSLEGKANRLSTMIRSNLGMAMQGLAVVPLFAGYDEAKERGRIFSYDVTGGRSEEHGYAATGSGSIFARGSMKKLYHSKLTEEEATTLVVQALYDAADDDSATGGPDLYRHIYPIVTVMTDEGFRRLTDEESSELARKITNRRLEQPDGPRAALL is encoded by the coding sequence GTGGAAGCCAACAACTTTGGCACAGGGCGTCTGCCGGCAGCCTTCCTGACGCCGGGGTCGTCGTCCTTCATGGACTTCTTGGGCGCGCACCAGCCCGAGATGCTCCCGGGCAACCGGAAGCTGCCCGACGGGGTCATCGAGGCGCCGCACGGGACGACCATCGTGGCCGCCACCTTCCCCGGCGGGGTCGTCCTCGCCGGTGACCGGCGGGCGACCATGGGGAACATGATCGCCCAGCGGGACATCGAGAAGGTGTTCCCGGCGGACGAGTTCTCCGCCGTCGGCATCGCCGGCACCGCCGGTCTGGCCGTGGAGATGGTGAAGCTGTTCCAGCTGGAGCTGGAGCACTTCGAGAAGGTCGAAGGGGCGACCCTGAGCCTTGAAGGCAAGGCGAACCGGCTGTCGACCATGATCCGGAGCAATCTGGGGATGGCGATGCAGGGTCTGGCCGTCGTACCGCTCTTCGCGGGGTACGACGAGGCCAAGGAGCGGGGCCGGATCTTCTCGTACGACGTGACCGGCGGCCGCTCCGAGGAGCACGGCTACGCCGCGACCGGTTCGGGCTCGATCTTCGCCCGCGGCTCGATGAAGAAGCTGTACCACTCCAAGCTGACGGAGGAGGAGGCCACGACGCTCGTCGTGCAGGCGCTGTACGACGCCGCCGACGACGACTCGGCGACCGGTGGCCCGGACCTCTACCGCCACATCTACCCCATCGTCACCGTCATGACGGACGAGGGATTCCGCAGGCTGACCGACGAGGAGTCCTCGGAGCTGGCCCGCAAGATCACGAACCGCCGGCTGGAGCAGCCCGACGGTCCGCGCGCCGCTCTGCTCTGA